Proteins encoded within one genomic window of Humulus lupulus chromosome 1, drHumLupu1.1, whole genome shotgun sequence:
- the LOC133804726 gene encoding protein ALTERED PHOSPHATE STARVATION RESPONSE 1 has product MGCTNSKNEKDEALRLCKERRRFIKQAIDSRYALAAAHVSYTQSLRNIGIALRRYAEAEVLIESSLSISDKTPSHSSYPSPSPSHLAEVSDSPLHNEVTVSPAVPALSYMRSGGTTAVTVSFSPVNDGYAEEFPMPPPPPPLPESGSWDYFDPIDENDSFRFMGNNEVDLNFNEMNGWRQFKNEGASSKGGHGAREGTSRTEMEQKTYGVPCNSVDESNKNGDDLSNAGKVDGSLQESNGENKQLDIKRHVNGAIGSVPGKLAIEHSSSKKKASAEKNLSGEREDPSDFITHRAKDFLSSIKDIEHRFFRASESGKEVSRMLEANKIRVGYSEAKGRSSALTFLQAFQVACCQGNSAFVCHDPSQGTKVITWKRTTSSRSSSSRNALATASKEDGDDSGSDFVEEFSMIAGSHSSTLDRLYAWERKLCDEVKASESIRKDYDEKCEQLRYMFAKDYSSQAIDKIRAVVKDLHSRIRVAIHSVDSISKRIEKMRDEELHPQLVELTQGMIRMWKAMLECHHSQYITISLAYHSKSSTGTPQGDAHRQIMDQLLQELECFGLSFADWINGLTSYVEALDNWLQICLLPPRERSRRSLFSPRRSHGPPIFAVCRDWVMKIRGLSSNELTAAIRTFMSDLHHMMENQAELQKKTVEAKTEESENKDDENSSGDSSSNLSCIQASLTKVLDRLTKFSEESLKMYEDIKQTNETARTQYSNCRSTR; this is encoded by the exons ATGGGCTGTACAAACTCCAAAAACGAAAAGGACGAAGCTTTGCGTCTATGTAAGGAGCGTCGCAGGTTCATCAAGCAAGCCATCGATTCAAGGTACGCTCTCGCAGCTGCCCACGTGTCCTACACTCAATCTCTCCGGAACATCGGCATTGCTCTCCGACGATACGCCGAGGCCGAGGTGTTGATAGAATCGTCTCTATCGATTTCTGACAAGACCCCATCTCACTCCTCTTACCCTTCTCCATCGCCGTCACATCTTGCCGAAGTTTCAGACTCGCCGTTACACAATGAAGTGACCGTGTCACCGGCGGTGCCTGCTTTGAGCTACATGAGGTCAGGGGGTACTACCGCCGTTACTGTTAGCTTCAGTCCTGTTAATGATGGTTATGCGGAGGAGTTTCCAATGccaccgcctcctcctcctcttcccgAGTCAGGGTCTTGGGATTATTTTGACCCCATTGATGAGAATGACAGCTTTAGATTTATGGGAAACAATGAAGTCGATTTgaattttaatgaaatgaatggGTGGAGGCAGTTTAAGAATGAGGGAGCTAGTTCAAAAGGAGGTCATGGAGCTCGTGAAGGGACTTCAAGGACTGAAATGGAGCAAAAGACTTATGGGGTCCCATGTAATTCAGTTGATGAATCAAATAAGAATGGTGATGATTTGAGTAACGCTGGGAAAGTTGATGGTTCTCTTCAAGAGAGTAATGGTGAGAATAAACAGTTGGATATCAAACGACATGTTAATGGAGCAATTGGCAGTGTGCCAGGAAAACTTGCAATTGAGCATAGCAGTTCAAAGAAGAAGGCGTCAGCAGAGAAAAACTTGAGTGGAGAAAGAGAGGATCCTTCAGACTTTATTACTCACAGGGCTAAAGATTTTCTTTCAAGCATTAAGGATATAGAGCATCGATTTTTTAGAGCTTCTGAATCAGGAAAGGAGGTGTCTAGGATGCTCGAGGCAAATAAAATCAGGGTTGGTTATTCTGAAGCAAAAG GGAGATCATCTGCCTTGACATTTTTACAAGCTTTTCAGGTTGCTTGCTGTCAAGGAAATTCTGCCTTTGTCTGTCATG ATCCTTCACAAGGAACTAAGGTTATCACATGGAAACGAACAACGTCCTCAAGGTCATCATCATCGAGGAATGCTCTTGCCACAGCCTCAAAGGAAGATGGGGATGACAGTGGAAGTGACTTTGTTGAAGAATTCTCCATGATTGCTGGAAGTCATTCCTCCACTCTAGATAGACTGTATGCATGGGAGAGAAAACTATGTGACGAAGTGAAG GCAAGTGAATCCATCAGAAAGGACTATGATGAGAAATGTGAACAGCTTCGCTATATGTTTGCAAAGGATTATAGCAGTCAAGCAATTGATAAAATCCGTGCAGTTGTGAAAGACCTACACTCACGCATAAGAGTAGCAATTCACTCTGTTGATTCAATATCCAAGCGGATTGAGAAAATGAGGGATGAAGAGTTGCATCCACAACTTGTTGAACTTACTCAGGG AATGATCAGAATGTGGAAGGCCATGCTCGAGTGTCATCATTCACAGTACATCACAATCTCATTGGCATACCATTCGAAGAGTTCAACTGGAACGCCACAAGGAGATGCGCACAGGCAGATCATGGATCAACTCTTGCAAGAGCTCGAATGTTTCGGTCTTAGCTTTGCAGACTGGATCAACGGCCTCACATCATATGTGGAAGCACTCGATAATTGGCTTCAGATCTGCCTCCTTCCACCAAGAGAACGCTCAAGGAGAAGCCTGTTCTCTCCTCGTCGATCTCATGGTCCACCTATATTTGCTGTATGTCGTGATTGGGTAATGAAGATAAGAGGGTTGTCATCTAATGAATTGACCGCTGCAATCAGAACCTTCATGTCTGATTTGCATCACATGATGGAGAACCAAGCAGAACTGCAGAAGAAGACAGTCGAGGCCAAGACTGAAGAATCAGAAAACAAAGATGACGAGAACAGCAGCGGGGATTCATCATCGAATCTCAGCTGCATACAAGCAAGCTTGACAAAAGTCCTTGATAGACTGACAAAGTTTTCAGAGGAGTCTCTTAAAATGTATGAAGATATTAAGCAGACAAATGAGACAGCTCGAACTCAATATTCCAACTGCAGATCTACTAGATGA